One window of the Pelobates fuscus isolate aPelFus1 chromosome 12, aPelFus1.pri, whole genome shotgun sequence genome contains the following:
- the LOC134578344 gene encoding ATP synthase F(0) complex subunit C2, mitochondrial-like, whose product MYACTKFVSSPALIRNGASILCRPLSAPLLNYTVLRTEMQLQSSAVCRDIDTAVKFIGAGAATVGVAGSGAGIGTVFGSLIIGYARNPSLKQQLFSYAILGFALSEAMGLFCLMVAFLILAK is encoded by the coding sequence ATGTACGCTTGCACCAAGTTTGTGTCATCCCCAGCCCTGATAAGGAATGGAGCCAGTATTCTCTGCCGTCCACTATCTGCCCCACTTCTGAACTACACCGTACTTAGGACAGAGATGCAGTTGCAGAGCAGTGCAGTGTGCAGGGACATTGACACTGCTGTTAAGTTCATTGGCGCCGGTGCTGCCACAGTTGGAGTAGCAGGCTCTGGTGCTGGTATTGGCACTGTGTTTGGAAGCCTGATTATTGGCTATGCCAGGAACCCCTCTCTCAAGCAGCAGCTTTTCTCCTATGCCATCCTGGGATTTGCTCTGTCCGAAGCTATGGGACTCTTCTGTCTTATGGTTGCTTTCCTAATCCTTGCAAAGTGA